A genomic segment from Propionibacteriaceae bacterium ZF39 encodes:
- a CDS encoding hotdog domain-containing protein has translation MSVREEITGAYLVMPRRLTWAETDAAGHNHFSAGVRWLEEAEHELFHRLGLVRTVPLLPRVHVELDFRDRIYFGDELTVIAGIISVGRSSATFGTEVIVGDETKLEARHTVVHCPEPNGGSGPWPERVKDLLVRYGAVPPREPVLSAVAVGPVAATR, from the coding sequence ATGTCAGTGCGCGAGGAGATCACCGGCGCCTACCTGGTCATGCCGCGGCGGCTCACCTGGGCCGAGACCGACGCTGCCGGGCACAACCATTTCAGCGCCGGCGTGCGCTGGCTCGAAGAGGCGGAGCACGAGTTGTTCCACCGGCTCGGATTGGTACGCACCGTCCCGCTCCTGCCGCGCGTGCATGTCGAGCTCGATTTCCGCGACCGCATCTATTTCGGCGACGAGCTGACCGTCATCGCCGGAATCATCTCCGTCGGCCGCTCGTCGGCGACCTTCGGCACCGAAGTGATCGTCGGGGACGAGACCAAGCTGGAGGCCCGGCACACGGTCGTGCACTGCCCCGAACCGAACGGCGGATCCGGCCCCTGGCCCGAGAGGGTCAAGGACCTCCTGGTCCGCTATGGCGCGGTGCCCCCGCGCGAGCCCGTTCTGTCGGCCGTGGCCGTCGGTCCGGTGGCCGCTACCCGCTGA
- a CDS encoding amidohydrolase family protein, whose translation MTVRPGMIDAHTHYVPQTFPDLNKAVCEQPDWPWMKPVSEREAIIMVGSQEFRTVADDCWSPEVRRADMAESGVTTQVVSPTPVFFEYARSGREAAGVAKVFNDIAREMFADAGDEFLTFCQVPLQDPDLACEELDRCLANGHVGVEIGNHVGDKDLDDEGILTFLQHCAEVGAPVFVHPWDMPTSPRLSRWMGRWLAGMPAETHLSLLSLVLSGAFDRLPDTLRIAFAHGGGSFAFWLGRVENAWHRSPHVHRDSDKPPSSYLGRFYVDSVVFDERALRLLVDTIGRDRVLVGSDYPYPLGEVPVGSVLERADWLDEEGRTLIRTTNARRFLTGSVSG comes from the coding sequence ATGACGGTCCGCCCGGGCATGATCGACGCCCACACCCACTATGTGCCGCAGACCTTTCCCGATCTCAACAAGGCCGTCTGCGAGCAGCCCGACTGGCCCTGGATGAAGCCCGTCAGCGAGCGGGAGGCGATCATCATGGTCGGCTCGCAGGAGTTCCGGACGGTCGCCGATGACTGCTGGTCACCCGAGGTGCGCCGAGCGGACATGGCCGAGTCGGGCGTCACGACCCAGGTCGTCTCCCCCACGCCGGTCTTCTTCGAGTACGCCCGGTCCGGCCGGGAAGCTGCCGGCGTGGCGAAGGTGTTCAACGACATCGCGCGAGAGATGTTCGCGGACGCGGGAGACGAATTCCTGACCTTCTGCCAGGTGCCGTTGCAGGATCCCGACCTGGCGTGCGAGGAGCTCGACCGGTGCCTGGCGAATGGTCACGTCGGAGTCGAGATCGGCAACCATGTCGGCGACAAGGATCTCGACGACGAGGGCATCCTGACGTTCCTGCAGCACTGCGCCGAGGTGGGGGCACCTGTCTTCGTGCACCCCTGGGACATGCCGACCTCCCCCAGGCTCAGTCGTTGGATGGGCCGTTGGCTCGCCGGTATGCCGGCCGAGACGCACCTGTCGCTGTTGTCCCTGGTGCTCTCGGGGGCTTTCGACCGGCTCCCGGACACGCTGCGGATCGCGTTCGCGCACGGCGGCGGCTCGTTCGCGTTCTGGCTCGGCCGCGTCGAGAACGCCTGGCACCGCTCCCCGCACGTCCACCGCGACAGCGACAAGCCGCCGTCGAGCTATCTCGGTCGGTTCTATGTCGATTCGGTGGTCTTCGACGAGCGGGCCCTGCGCCTGCTCGTCGACACCATCGGCCGGGATCGGGTGCTGGTCGGGTCGGACTATCCCTATCCCCTCGGCGAGGTCCCCGTCGGCAGCGTTCTCGAGCGCGCCGACTGGCTCGACGAGGAGGGCCGCACCCTGATCCGCACCACCAATGCACGGCGCTTCCTGACCGGGTCGGTCAGCGGGTAG
- a CDS encoding 3-hydroxyanthranilate 3,4-dioxygenase, giving the protein MTSIPPVFNFEKWIADNEDQLKPPVNNKMMWSGCDDFIVQVVGGPNQRTDYHIEPYEEWFYQYRGNMHVNIQTDEGVQRIDIREGEMWLLPGNVPHSPQRPEPGSIGIVLERIREEGVDETFRWYCFECNAPVHEHTLHVSDIVKDLPPVMNEFAENESLRTCPNCGALHPGRKPTESQA; this is encoded by the coding sequence TTGACGTCCATTCCCCCGGTCTTCAACTTCGAGAAGTGGATCGCCGACAACGAGGACCAGCTCAAGCCGCCGGTCAACAACAAGATGATGTGGAGCGGCTGCGACGACTTCATCGTGCAGGTCGTCGGCGGGCCGAACCAGCGCACCGACTATCACATCGAGCCGTATGAAGAGTGGTTCTATCAATACCGCGGCAACATGCACGTCAACATCCAGACCGATGAGGGTGTCCAGCGCATCGACATCCGCGAGGGCGAGATGTGGCTCCTGCCGGGGAATGTCCCGCATTCGCCGCAGCGTCCCGAGCCGGGCTCGATCGGCATCGTGCTCGAGCGCATCCGCGAGGAGGGGGTCGACGAGACCTTCCGCTGGTACTGCTTCGAGTGCAACGCCCCCGTCCACGAGCACACCCTGCATGTGTCCGACATCGTCAAGGACCTGCCGCCGGTGATGAACGAGTTCGCCGAGAACGAATCGCTGCGGACCTGCCCCAACTGCGGTGCACTGCATCCGGGGCGCAAGCCCACGGAGTCGCAGGCATGA
- a CDS encoding RidA family protein, with protein sequence MSEARLVEGKATPRGRFPHVKVVGDWVFVSGTSSRRPDNSFVGVEVDELGTTNLDIRAQTAAVIENIRDILESVGCSLSDLTQVTSYLVNMNDFGGYNETYARYFDESGPTRTTVAVHQLPHPHLLIEISGIAHRPRS encoded by the coding sequence ATGTCCGAAGCCCGACTGGTCGAGGGAAAGGCCACACCGCGGGGCAGGTTCCCCCACGTCAAGGTCGTCGGTGACTGGGTGTTTGTCTCCGGCACCAGCAGTCGCCGCCCCGACAACTCATTCGTCGGCGTCGAGGTCGACGAACTGGGCACGACCAACCTCGATATCCGCGCCCAGACGGCCGCGGTCATCGAGAACATCCGCGACATCCTCGAATCGGTCGGATGCAGCCTGTCCGATCTCACCCAGGTCACCAGTTATCTCGTCAACATGAACGACTTCGGTGGCTACAACGAGACGTACGCCCGCTATTTCGACGAGTCGGGCCCGACGCGCACCACCGTCGCGGTCCACCAGCTCCCACATCCTCATCTGCTCATCGAGATCTCCGGCATCGCCCATCGCCCGCGCTCCTAA